The nucleotide sequence CCGGTGCCGGAACCGTTTCACACCATCGAACGCCGACAGGATCGGGGAACATCACCGAACGATCCTGCCGGATTCGTTTGGGCGGAACTGTGATGGCTGCCACCACCGACTCGACCACATCGAAGCGCTCCATGAGGAGCACGGCAAGCGCCGCCGGTAAACCCGAGCCGATCGACGCGGCGGCAACCACCGGAGCCATACGGCTTGCCTTCCGGATGTGGCGGAGTGGGTGTGGTGTGATGATCGGCACGTGCTGGTCGATTGCCGCCAGGATGCGAGGGTCGTCGATGGCGGCGTCCGAGACCATCACGTCCCACCCGGCGAGGTCATCGATCTTGGTGACCCTGGAATCTCGTGAGCGCACACCGGTTCCCAACGTACCCAACGCCTCAACGCGCTCGTCAGCCAGCAACACCCGCCCGGCCCTCATGCCGATAGCGTCCGACGGGGCGAGTGCGACCCTCATCCGGCGATGTCGCGCGGGACCCACGTTCCCGCTTCGGCCGAGGGCGGAGAGCCGTGGCGCGCTCTATGCAGAAGCACCGCGATGAGCAGTGAGATCAGGCCGAGGGATGGAAGAAGCGTGCGGGTCCTCACTTCGGGGAGTGTAGGTGATTGCGCTCTCAGGAAGCAGATCTGAGGCGCCGACGTCTGCGCAGCGGCTGTAGTTCGTCCTGCGTCAACCCACCCCAGATGCCGTAGCGGGGCCCGGTCTGGAGCGCATAATCGAGGCAGTCGGCTTTGACCGGGCAGCCTGCACAGATCGCCCGTGCTTGCTGGAGTGAGCTCGTCGTCGAGGTCGATTCCCCTCCGAAGAAGAGGGAGGGATCATGTGACCTGCACGATGCTCGTGCACGCCATGAGCCGTCGGGAGGAAGTTCCATACCTTCTTGTACGTCGCCGCCAATCGTTGCGGATGATCACAATGAGCCCGGCGACCCATGTCTTTGCGTGGCCACTCTGCGTAGTATTGAAGTGCGAGTTGGTTCCCCGGGTTCGATTGGGCCACCGGGGACCATCCGGGCGCGCAGAGGGCACGTT is from Acidimicrobiia bacterium and encodes:
- a CDS encoding WhiB family transcriptional regulator; translated protein: MELPPDGSWRARASCRSHDPSLFFGGESTSTTSSLQQARAICAGCPVKADCLDYALQTGPRYGIWGGLTQDELQPLRRRRRLRSAS